A region from the candidate division KSB1 bacterium genome encodes:
- a CDS encoding helix-hairpin-helix domain-containing protein, which yields MMQRTILACVTALSLALALGVVDMSNAQVGKNQGVLNPNLAGEKELLALPHLNAKLVKAILEKRPFLNMTALDTLLRQSLSKEQLAGLYPKLFVPINLNTATREEILLVPGVGRRMAHEFEEYRPYRSLAQFRREIGKYVDEKEVARLEQFVFVPINLNTASDEDILSIPGIGKRMLHEFKEYRPYKNIEQFRREIGKYVDKREVARLESYITLE from the coding sequence ATGATGCAGAGAACAATACTGGCGTGTGTTACAGCGCTTTCGTTGGCGCTCGCGCTCGGTGTTGTGGACATGTCGAACGCGCAGGTTGGAAAAAATCAGGGGGTGCTGAACCCGAACTTGGCCGGCGAAAAAGAGTTGCTGGCTTTGCCCCACCTCAACGCCAAGCTGGTGAAAGCTATTCTGGAGAAGCGGCCTTTTCTGAATATGACGGCGCTGGACACCCTGCTGCGCCAATCGTTGAGCAAAGAGCAATTGGCCGGGCTTTATCCCAAACTTTTTGTCCCAATCAATCTGAACACCGCCACGCGCGAAGAGATTCTGCTCGTCCCCGGCGTCGGGCGGCGCATGGCGCACGAATTCGAGGAGTACCGTCCCTATCGTAGCCTGGCGCAGTTCCGCCGCGAAATCGGCAAATACGTCGACGAAAAAGAAGTCGCGCGTTTGGAGCAATTTGTCTTCGTGCCGATCAATCTGAATACTGCCAGCGACGAAGATATTCTCAGCATCCCCGGCATCGGCAAACGCATGTTACACGAGTTCAAAGAGTATCGCCCGTATAAAAATATCGAGCAATTCCGCCGTGAAATCGGCAAGTACGTCGATAAAAGAGAAGTCGCGCGGCTTGAAAGCTACATCACGCTGGAATAG
- a CDS encoding ubiquinol-cytochrome c reductase iron-sulfur subunit — MENIQKQSRREFCLHACQAASLAVFGSSLATLLAGCGSENPVDSSGGNLPRIQATVANNTITLTIDANSPLAAVGSAALVQASGNSLLVARTAQDSFTAVTAICTHQACVITGYNNQIYTCPCHGSQFNTSGRVVRGPATSALRTFQTQFTNNQLSITLS, encoded by the coding sequence GTGGAAAATATCCAAAAACAAAGCCGCAGAGAATTTTGTCTTCATGCCTGCCAGGCGGCCTCACTGGCGGTGTTCGGCAGCAGCCTGGCGACACTCCTGGCAGGCTGCGGCTCGGAGAATCCGGTTGATTCCAGCGGCGGCAACCTCCCCAGGATTCAGGCGACGGTCGCCAACAATACGATTACGTTGACGATTGACGCCAATTCGCCGCTGGCCGCGGTCGGCAGCGCCGCGCTCGTGCAAGCTTCGGGCAACTCGCTGCTCGTTGCCCGCACGGCGCAAGATTCGTTCACGGCGGTGACGGCGATCTGCACGCACCAAGCTTGTGTGATCACCGGTTACAACAACCAAATTTACACCTGCCCCTGTCACGGTTCGCAATTCAACACCAGTGGGCGGGTCGTGCGCGGCCCGGCGACGAGCGCGCTGCGGACTTTTCAGACGCAATTCACCAACAATCAGTTGAGCATCACATTATCGTAA